The Candidatus Paracaedibacteraceae bacterium genome has a segment encoding these proteins:
- the lpxA gene encoding acyl-ACP--UDP-N-acetylglucosamine O-acyltransferase, protein MIHPTTVIEPSAKIGKNFKAGPFCYVGPNVTIGDDVELKSHVVIEGHTTLGNGNIIYPFATIGHVPQDKKYAGELTYLEIGDNNVIREYVTMHPGTATGNTVTKIGSRGLFMVGVHVAHDCVVGDDVILANQATLAGHVVVEDHVIVGGISAVHQFVRIGAHAMIGGMSGVEQDVIPFGIVIGERARLSGLNLVGLKRRGFPQKSISALREAYRSLFTPDTEEKPSTFQERLLKLKDEQSDIPEIENLIAFIQGESHRNLCMPKG, encoded by the coding sequence ATGATCCATCCAACAACGGTGATTGAACCATCAGCAAAAATTGGTAAAAACTTTAAAGCAGGTCCTTTTTGCTATGTAGGGCCAAATGTCACCATTGGGGATGATGTTGAGCTCAAATCTCATGTTGTTATCGAAGGGCATACAACACTTGGCAATGGTAATATTATTTATCCCTTTGCAACAATTGGTCACGTACCTCAGGACAAAAAATATGCGGGTGAACTAACTTATCTTGAGATTGGTGATAACAATGTGATTCGTGAATATGTCACAATGCACCCGGGTACAGCAACAGGGAATACGGTTACTAAGATCGGAAGCCGTGGTCTGTTTATGGTCGGCGTTCACGTTGCCCATGATTGTGTTGTTGGGGATGATGTTATTTTGGCGAACCAAGCGACGTTAGCAGGACATGTAGTTGTTGAAGATCACGTCATTGTTGGTGGAATATCGGCAGTTCATCAGTTTGTCCGTATTGGTGCTCATGCTATGATTGGCGGAATGTCAGGCGTAGAACAAGATGTAATCCCATTTGGGATCGTTATTGGTGAACGAGCTCGATTATCTGGTCTTAATCTTGTCGGTTTAAAGCGCCGTGGGTTCCCTCAGAAATCCATCAGCGCATTGCGTGAAGCGTATCGATCATTATTTACACCGGATACCGAAGAAAAACCGTCAACGTTCCAAGAGCGCCTTTTAAAACTTAAGGATGAGCAAAGTGACATTCCGGAAATCGAGAATTTGATTGCTTTTATCCAAGGTGAATCGCATCGTAATTTGTGTATGCCAAAGGGATAA
- the lpxI gene encoding UDP-2,3-diacylglucosamine diphosphatase LpxI (LpxI, functionally equivalent to LpxH, replaces it in LPS biosynthesis in a minority of bacteria.) — protein MTQERVIGLIAGSGGLPKQILSHCHHAKIPVHVVAFEGQTPDDTVEGTSHLWLKLGTVAPLLEYFEKHHVTHVVMAGGIKRPSISELSLDWTGTKLLARVGLGSKGDDGVLSAITDYLQEQGFEILSAADLVPITASAGMLTSGKFDAEFEEDIQRGLSILHMLGDQDVGQSIVIQQGLVLGVEAVEGTAELIHRCASYQRLGRKPILIKWSKSGQSRLVDLPTIGVDTVDQCVKAGFAGIVIEADVTQILEKEAVINLANEAGLFIKVLS, from the coding sequence ATGACTCAAGAACGTGTTATAGGGCTTATTGCAGGTTCAGGCGGTCTGCCAAAACAGATTCTGAGCCATTGCCATCATGCTAAGATTCCTGTGCACGTTGTCGCTTTTGAGGGGCAAACGCCGGATGATACAGTCGAAGGGACCTCTCATCTATGGCTAAAATTGGGGACGGTCGCACCATTACTTGAATATTTTGAGAAACATCACGTAACGCATGTGGTTATGGCGGGTGGTATAAAACGCCCCAGTATTTCTGAATTATCTCTTGATTGGACGGGAACTAAATTATTGGCACGCGTTGGGTTAGGTTCCAAGGGGGATGATGGGGTTTTATCTGCCATTACAGACTACCTTCAGGAACAAGGTTTTGAAATTCTTTCAGCGGCAGATCTTGTTCCAATTACTGCAAGCGCAGGCATGCTAACTTCAGGCAAATTTGATGCGGAATTTGAAGAAGATATTCAACGTGGTCTTAGTATTCTTCATATGCTAGGCGATCAGGATGTCGGTCAGTCCATTGTTATCCAACAAGGATTGGTTTTGGGGGTCGAGGCCGTTGAAGGAACGGCTGAGCTTATTCATAGGTGTGCATCATATCAACGATTGGGCCGCAAACCCATCCTTATAAAATGGTCAAAATCCGGACAGTCTCGTCTTGTCGATTTGCCGACCATTGGTGTTGATACGGTTGATCAATGTGTTAAAGCTGGTTTTGCCGGTATTGTCATTGAGGCTGATGTTACGCAAATTCTTGAGAAAGAGGCTGTCATTAACCTTGCAAATGAGGCAGGGCTTTTTATAAAAGTGTTATCATGA